One part of the Aspergillus luchuensis IFO 4308 DNA, chromosome 5, nearly complete sequence genome encodes these proteins:
- a CDS encoding uncharacterized protein (TransMembrane:1 (i93-113o)): MISTPSPGRGDYRLTGSDNAQPSTTFNFSPMTSVTRWSEAGFMDHLTASMTLDVSNEASRTPTSTNTATTTSLYSGSAIDGLRRARTIPRRSLGMSVSAAVGGTTIFLLIFVLHRPIYLWIRRRRTGVIWVGHASAASRSHYTQLPSPHMQYPELSQFSDDSEAGSTEAHMA, translated from the coding sequence ATGATTAGTACTCCATCTCCCGGTAGAGGTGATTACAGACTCACGGGCTCTGATAATGCGCAGCCCAGTACGACGTTCAATTTCAGTCCAATGACGTCGGTAACCAGGTGGAGTGAAGCAGGGTTCATGGACCATCTGACAGCATCGATGACCCTGGATGTTTCGAACGAAGCAAGTAGGACGCCAACATCTACGAATacggcaacaacaacatcccttTACAGCGGCTCGGCGATTGATGGTCTTCGCCGCGCACGGACTATACCGCGCCGAAGCTTGGGCATGTCGGTCAGCGCGGCAGTTGGAGGCACTACGATATTCCTGTTGATCTTTGTCCTGCACCGGCCTATTTACCTATGGATTCGCAGACGACGTACGGGCGTGATTTGGGTTGGCCACGCATCGGCCGCAAGCAGAAGCCATTATACACAGCTACCTTCACCTCACATGCAATATCCGGAATTGTCCCAGTTTTCTGATGATTCAGAAGCAGGCTCTACGGAAGCGCATATGGCATAA
- a CDS encoding uncharacterized protein (COG:S;~EggNog:ENOG410PW63;~InterPro:IPR021842;~PFAM:PF11917) — MALRKHPLPKPTGQSEDLLQYLVSHLVDCDSVFADEKQRLYALSGLNLSCISASRAVSFFDTRHRLQFQADGTLVPPVDTSAKVRTPLSSIEEPLCDPGTKINLQNDDHGEGGSTSETSSYSDSEVDTASDSDHQSDCSSVTDDGYLNGNEETGTILWRHVEFYIVRNPVPGRRHILAAIVSILHTKGEGRKFRLKRYVIEHEDNLIFDVLSQLLALAIHDDIFEATIQDVSHIYTVPIPDHRKGIQLKIKREKLDVSVFREPERTPQGYRTSDSCPLKSKTWSRYVKRIGVRSGQERNLTQKVFRRGAINAINNSAPSSIRDQVADHESNAVKYYLNEIVDFDTAAAFHKRPSNEVVQRELRSATLLADKTAPIGLTATQAKKITTDPEVRRLRRVCRALTAEIRSQGYKRVKDAAGTEIGERKKRADAELNSTLTRLREEEKERNRRRHFRKTDTAIFNQQYELDRTSPEAKLQPHVARTYQILERKELVDLLCYSTPTKTDEEAHLRRLRYIRLMVRWQDRKESPRRGKQSVTIPKPQAANPSSACVVENFDPLQCPFCLSDTRLSPADRTKRKSKTNKLWDHVERIHEQELAAFDSGFRKCGLCRLKNIDFVPSSVSNFKNHTHTVHGIRLRP; from the exons ATGGCTTTGCGTAAGCACCCACTGCCAAAGCCGACGGGCCAGTCGGAGGATCTTTTGCAGTATCTTGTGTCCCATCTTGTGGATTGTGATTCGGTGTTCGCGGACGAAAAGCAGCGTCTCTACGCCCTCTCGGGGCTCAATCTGTCCTGTATCTCTGCCAGTCGAGCCGTATCTTTTTTTGACACGAGACACCGCCTTCAATTTCAGGCGGACGGCACTTTGGTACCACCTGTAGACACGTCAGCTAAGGTTAGAACGCCTTTGTCTTCCATCGAGGAGCCCCTGTGTGATCCAGGCACCAAAATCAACTTGCAAAACGACGATCATGGGGAAGGAGGCTCGACATCCGAGACGAGCTCGTATTCTGACTCGGAAGTGGATACGGCGAGCGACAGCGATCACCAGTCGGACTGTTCCAGTGTCACAGATGACGGGTACCTTAACGGGAACGAGGAGACGGGCACCATTCTTTGGCGGCACGTGGAGTTCTACATTGTTCGTAACCCAGTGCCTGGACGTCGCCATATCTTAGCCGCCATTGTGTCCATCCTGCATActaaaggggaaggaaggaagttTCGGCT GAAGAGATACGTTATCGAGCACGAGGATAATTTGATATTCGATGTGCTATCACAGCTTCTGGCGCTGGCAATACATGATGATATCTTCGAGGCTACTATTCAAGATGTGTCCCATATATACACAGTACCAATTCCTGATCATCGAAAGGGCATCCAACTGAAgataaagagagaaaagCTGGATGTATCGGTCTTCCGTGAGCCTGAACGTACTCCCCAGGGCTACAGGACATCTGATTCGTGCCCTCTGAAGTCCAAGACCTGGAGCCGATATGTCAAACGGATTGGAGTGCGAAGTGGCCAGGAACGTAACCTTACACAGAAGGTGTTCCGGCGCGGTGCAATTAATGCCATTAATA ACAGCGCTCCATCCTCGATCCGTGATCAAGTCGCGGATCACGAATCTAATGCCGTGAAATACTACCTCAATGAGATAGTCGATTTTGATACAGCGGCAGCGTTTCACAAACGCCCATCGAACGAGGTCGTTCAACGTGAGCTGAGATCAGCGACCTTGCTGGCAGATAAAACCGCACCTATTGGATTGACGGCTACCCAGGCTAAAAAAATCACTACAGACCCAGAGGTCCGTCGTCTTCGAAGAGTCTGTCGCGCATTGACTGCGGAAATTCGCAGCCAGGGCTATAAACGTGTGAAGGATGCCGCAGGCACCGAGATTGGTGAGCGGAAGAAACGTGCAGATGCCGAGCTCAACAGTACACTTACGAGGCTccgagaggaggagaaggagaggaatcGCCGAAGGCACTTTAGGAAGACAGACACGGCTATTTTCAACCAACAGTACGAGCTCGATCGGACCTCTCCTGAGGCTAAACTACAGCCTCATGTGGCCCGGACCTACCAAATCCTCGAGCGCAAGGAGCTCGTTGATCTGCTCTGCTATTCAACTCCTACCAAAACAGACGAAGAAGCTCATCTTCGACGGTTAAGGTACATCCGCCTTATGGTCCGATGGCAAGACCGGAAGGAGAGCCCTCGGCGGGGTAAGCAGTCAGTGACCATACCAAAGCCCCAGGCAGCGAATCCTTCATCTGCCTGTGTCGTCGAAAATTTCGACCCACTGCAATGTCCATTCTGCCTTTCGGACACGCGCCTCTCACCTGCTGACCGCACGAAGCGAAAGagcaaaacaaacaagctCTGGGACCACGTGGAAAGGATTCATGAGCAAGAGCTTGCAGCATTTGACTCGGGATTTCGCAAATGCGGACTATGTAGGCTGAAGAATATTGACTTTGTGCCATCTAGCGTGTCCAATTTCAAgaaccacacccacaccgTCCATGGAATCAGACTTAGACCCTAG
- a CDS encoding uncharacterized protein (COG:S;~EggNog:ENOG410PW63): protein MTYSGLPRRKHAPGDDNSGRKSYLYYAQRRKLHLESGPTLPKYSPNTNVSAASVRGKWVRFCTEACLDPDDLLKNMTSADVKSWFDWIEKNFKGSIKAHSALANYWRTLKRLYSLKNRREMDADMRRDCLNVGDGLQVPIHEIYLMASPSI, encoded by the exons ATGACATATTCGGGCCTCCCTCGGAGGAAACATGCTCCAGGAGATGACAACTCTGGCCGCAAGTCCTACCTGTACTATGCGCAGCGGCGAAAGCTGCACCTGGAAAGCGGGCCAACGCTACCGAAATACTCGCCAAATACCAATGTTTCTGCGGCATCAGTGAGAGGGAAATGGGTGAG ATTTTGCACCGAGGCATGCCTGGACCCGGACGATCTCCTAAAAAACATGACTTCAGCAGACGTCAAATCCTGGTTCGACTGGATCGAAAAGAACTTCAAAGGGTCTATCAAAGCCCACAGCGCGCTTGCCAACTACTGGAGAACTTTGAAGAGGCTATACTCTTTGAAAAACCGCCGGGAGATGGATGCAGATATGAGGAGAGATTGCCTCAACGTAGGTGATGGTCTCCAAGTACCTATTCATGAGATCTATCTAATGGCAAGCCCTAGTATATGA